The Paraburkholderia acidiphila DNA window GCGGCGCGGTTGCCGTCGCGGATCGTGCGCCGCGCCGTTTCCTGCGCGCCTTCGATATTGGGCGGCACGGCCGCCAGCATGCGCAGGCAGGTGCTCGCGTTGGTCACGATACCCGCAAGCGGCTGATTGACTTCATGGGCAATCGAAGCGGTCAACGCGCCGAGGCTCATCACGCGCGCGACATGCGAAAGCTCCGCGCGTGCGCGGTCGAGCGCCTCTTCCGAACTGCGGCGCTGGCTGATATCGAGCGTCGTGCCGCTATATTCCTTGCGGCCCGGGCGGTCCGCGGCACGATGCGCGATCAGATGCAGATGCTTGATGCGCTGGTCCGGCATCAATAGCCGGTGCTGACATTCGATATCGCTTTCGCCGCGACGCCCCTCTTCGATGAACTGCGCGACGAACCCCGCATCCTCCGGGTGAGACCGCTCGGCGATGCGCTCCAACGTCACGGGCGTGCCCGGCTCGAACTCGAAGATGTGGTAGATCTGCTCCGACCAGGCAATCTCATCCGTATCGGCATCCCACGTGAAGTTGCCCATTCTGGCCAGCGCCTGACCTTCGGCGAGAAAGGCCTCGCTGCGCCGCAGTTCTTCCTCGGCGCGCTTGCGATCGTCGATGTCGATGTTGATGCCATACCATTTGACGACCGTTCCATCCTGGTCGCGCAATGGGCTCGTGCGAAACAGAAACCATCGGTACTGGCCGTCGTAGCGCTGCATGCGCGCTTCCGCGGCGCCCGGCAGGCGGCTCGCCATGATGTCGGTCCACGCGGCCATGAGCCCCGGCAGGTCGTCCGGATGGACCGCCTTGGTCCACTCGTGGTCCTTCACCTGCGAGAGGGTTCGCCCGAGATAGTCGAGATAGTACTGGTTATAAAATTCGCCGGTACCGTCCGGGCGCGCCGACCAGACGAGCGCAGGAAGTGCGTTAATGGTCTCGTTGAGGTGGCGCTCGCTCTCCGCGAGCGTGATCTCGGCGCGTTTCCGGTCTTCGATATCGATGCACAGGAGAAACCAGCGCAGAATACTGCCGGTGCGATCGCGCAGTGGAAATCCGCGCACGTTGACCCAGCGATAAACGCCGTCCGCGCGACGATGGCGGCTTTCGACGTTGTACGTTTTGCCGCTGGCAAGCGAGGCTTCCTGCGCCGCAATCGCCTCGTCGAGATCGTCCGGATGAACGATTTCGTGATTGCGCCAGTCTTTGAGTTCTTCGAACGACTTTCCGAAATAATCGAGCGTGAGCTGGTTTTGACCTTCGACCTCGCCGGTCGGCGACGTCACGGTGACCGGTACAGGAATGCACTCAACGACCAATTGCAGGTCGAGCGCCTGCCGGTCGAGCGCTTGCTGCGCGCGCCGCAAGTCGTCGATATCGCTGCACGTCGCGCACCAGCGAATCATCCGGCCTTCGGCGTCGCGAAGCGGACTGACTTGAATATCGAACCAGCGATGCTGGCCGTCGAAGCGACGCAGGCGGGCTGCGAATCCCCCGGGCTCGCCGGAAGCGAGAATCGCGCCGTGGCGCTCGAGCAGTGCCGGCAGATCGTCGGCGCTTACCGCATCCTGCCACTGCGAGCCGGATGACGCCCCGAGGCCGAGGCCCGTGTATTCGGACCATTTCCGGTTGACGAAGTCGACCTGGCCGTCGGGCAGCGCAGTCCATGCCATAACAGACAGCGCGTCCAGCACGAGGCCGGAATCAAGGGCCGATCCCATCATTTTTCTGATATTTGCGAGCAGGCGTCAGCGTTTCAAACATGCACAAAAACCCGCATTCACGAATGTTTTTCGTGGGTTATCCGGTCTGACCAGAGAATTTTGGCATTATTGCATGTGAAAACAGGCGTCGCAACCGCACATTGTTTCGGGAAAGCCGCCTAATTTCGTTGCGCACGCATCGGACCGCTGCCACGCCTCCCGGCGCAGCAACGGGCACGTTGGGACTGACTGCAAATAGATAACGGCAAAGGCTGGAAATCAACGCTAGATCATTGGGTGAAGAATGCATCCCAAAGATTGGGGGGAAATAAACCGCGATAAAACCTTACTCCCCGCACGGTTCGACCCCGAGGGCCACGATTTTGCGCACCAGCTCGGCAACGGAGCGCACATTCATTTTGCGCATGGCCTGTCCGCGGTGGATCTTGACCGTGACCTCCGCGATGCACATTTTCGAAGCAATCTGCTTGTTCATCAGCCCCGCCGCGACGTTGACCAGCACCTCGCGCTCGCGCGGCGTCAGCGCGTTCCAGTGCTCGCGCGCTTCCATGAGCGAGCTGTCGGCCTCCAGACGTTGCGCGTCGCGCTGCAACGCGGCGACCACGGCGTCGATCATGTCCTGATCGCGAAAGGGCTTCGTGAGGAAGTCGATGGCACCCGCCTTCATCGCCTCGACCGTCATGGCAATGTCACCGTAGCCTGTCATGAAAACGACCGGCATCGGCGAGCGCTCTTGCATCAGGAGGGACTTCTGCAGCGCGAGGCCGCTTTGACCGCGCAAGCGCACGTCAAGCACGAGACACGATGGCCCCGGGCGCTTGGGTGCCGCAAGGAACGCTTCGGCTGAGTGAAAGGCATGGACTTCCAGGTCGATCGAGCGCAGCAGGCTCGTGAGTGCGTCGCGCACCGAATCGTCGTCGTCCACGATATAGACGACGCCGGCAGCGGGATGGGCGCAAGGGGTAGCCGACCGGTCGGTCACAGTGTTAAGCATCTACGATAGTCTTCTGCAGTGTTACGTTGTGCGAATTGAACCATCGTGGACACTCCCAATACCCATGGGGTGCGAATGGCCGACTCACCCGCTCAAGCAGCCAGCCGCCCGGCCGGATGCCGAGGTCTGCCGATAATCCTTGCAGCGCCAAGCCTGAAGCTTACATCGCGCGATCATACGAGGCTGTAGTACTTTGGTATTGGGAGCGTCCGGCTGCGTCGATGCAGCCCGATCGTTTGGCGGGAGAAATCAAAGGGACGAGGAAATCCCAAATAATGATCTTTAGGCGCCTGATTTTGATATTTTTACGGCGCGATGACGGGCTAATTGAGGTTATTCGGGATCGGCCAGGCGAGCGCCCCACGCTTCCAGCGACACGGCCAGTATCATTGCCCCCGAATTCAAAGGGATCTTGTAGCGGCGTGCCAACGGACGAAAAACGGCGTCGCCACGCTTGATGCGCTCGCCAGAAAGCACGCAGATACCCGATTTTCTGGCGATTGCCCGTTTCCAGACCTGTTCGCGGTAGCTGCAGCGCGTTGGGTCGCTCCACGAGAGCGTGAACGAAGCATTGGCCAGTCGTTCTTCAATGGTGACCGTGCAGCTTGCGTAGGTATTGTCGTCCGCGGGCCGCAGGTCGCTGCGCGTGCGCGTGGCGGGTGCGCGGCGCGAAACACTCGTTCGCGAAGCCGGTGAGGCAAGCAGGCCCGAGACCACGTGCGCCCACGGATTGTGCGGGCAATCCGGCGTTGCCGCGTCCACGCCATCGCGCGGCGCGTGTGTTGCATCGCTGGCGTCATTGACACCACGGGGGCGCGCCAGGTGCATGCTTTCGCCAGGGCCGCCGCCATCGAGTGCGCCTCCCGCGTATGTCGACCTCCACGAATCCAATCTCACCACGGCTAACTCCCATGTTCTGGATGAGCGTGACCGTCACGCGTGCCCCGTCTCGCGAAGCCGGAGTGTCCTGGGTATTGCGCCCACAGATTGCCAATGACTGAAGCTTAAGGAGAAGCGCGGCAACCAGGTATTCTCCCCGCGCATAGACTTATTGACGCTTTGGGATGGCGACCTCATACCTTGGTATACATTCGATATTCAATACGCACTGAATACGCACTGAGTTCCGCAAACGCTGCCGCCCGTGCCTGAACCGCTGCGCCCGGGCATCGAGGAAATGGTGCGCGCGCAACCTTATGCGCCTGTGAGAGCGCGCCTGTGCCGCGTGCCGGTCTGGCTCGCGGCGGCATGCCTGGCGGGTGTGTTCGTGGGTCGGCTTACCGATAAAAGCGGTAAGTCGCGATATAGGGCGAACTGCCCGACTCATGCTCGGCTGTGCATGGCGCAGCCGGCTTGACGCCGCCAACCGTCCTCACCCGCTGCACGTAGCGCACGGAGTCGAGCACGCCCTGCGCGCCTGTGGAGTGTGTCGCGAGCAGAAGTTGCGGCACGCTATCCGGCGTGTCGCTGGGCATCTGGGCGACGACTTTCCCTTCTATGCGGCTGCCGTCGCGCGCTTGCCACGAGGGTCCGGCCGAATGCTCGATCACCGCCGCTCCATGGGCGTCGTAGAGCGTTGCACGCGGCTGCTGGAAGACCCAGCCGAGCGTGTGATCCGCACCGTACTCGCAAGCGTAGATCTGCACGCCCGCTGCGGTCGTGGTCAATAAAAGCTGTGCGCCCGGTATATCGAGTGACTGCGCGAGTGACTGCGCTTGCGCTGCGCCCATCAGCGAAACCAGCCCCGCTCCGATTGCAATCCGCATCCCGCGTAAGAGGTGATTCATGGAGAGGCTCCTTTAGGCTGCCCGTTCGGTCCCGTTCGATTCGCGCTTCCTCAACGGCCCGGCGCCCAAAACGATTCCATCGCTATTGCGTGGGGCTTTGGGGCGCATCGCGTGAGTTTGATTTGTATCCCAGTGTATATAAGGCCCTTTTTGATACGCAAGATTGCACCAGCCACTTTTCTCGACACATGCGCGATACGTCCGGCAGTTCTAATGCACTGCACGCAGATCACGCTTTCCCAAGGTCATTTCACGGAACACGTTTGTCCAACCCCAACGTCAAGAGGTACACCATGAACCTTCGCAACAAGGCCCTCACGGGCGTATTCGCAGTGCTGCTTTCTTCTTCCGTTCTCGCGCAGACCGCGGCGCCCGCGGCTCCCACGAAGGAGCAGGTTCACGCGCAAATGAAGGCCGACAAAGCGGCGAACAAGGCGTTCTCCAAGACCGTCTGGCAGGCCGTCTACAAGACGAAGGGGCTGGAAGACACGGACATCGCTGTGTTTTCCGAAGCTCGCACGGGCAAGGTCATCCTCGCGGGCATGATCATGGACGCCTCGCAGGAACAGATCGCGCAGGACGCCGCGGCGAAGGTGCCTGGCGTTCAGTCGGTCACGAGCAAGCTGACCGTGTACGAAGCGCACTAAGTGGCCACTGAGCGACGCACGCCGAATCCGGCGGTCCTTCACGCTTGCCCGGCGGGCAATGACCTATTGGATGCGCCGGGCGCGTGTGGCCGTGCCCTCTGCGCGGCGCCTTGAGGGCCAGCCATATTCGGCGGCCTGCCAGGCAAGCAGCCCGGGCAAATAGAACATCAGGTCGCGTACGCGCCTTACGCCCGCGAGCGCGAGGCAGGTGGGCGCGTCGAAGCCGAGCAGTCCGCCTATTACGACGAAACCACCCTCTTGCACACCCAGCCCCGCGGGAACGAGAAACGCGATGCTGCTCAGCATCTGGATCAGGGCTTCGATCACGAACGCCTGCATGAAGGTCGCATCCGTGCCGAGCACACGCAACGCAATCCAGATTTCAAGCGCGTAGCCGAGGCATTGAAGCGTCTGCCAGATGAGCACGTAGCGCACGACCACGCCGGTCTGCCGCCAGATCAGCTTGAGCGATAAATCGACGCGCACGGACTTGCCCACGAGGTCCACGACCTTGCCGCTCGTGACGCGGTTGAGCGTGCGTGCCGCCCGTTCGAACGGCCGCGCGTGCTGCACGAGCGCGAACAGCACGAGCAGCGGTATGAATCCCGCGAGGCCCCATGCGAGACGCCCCACGAAGCGTGCGGTATCGGAAGAGGAATGTTCGAGCAGATAGCCTGCGGCGACCAGCGCAAAAAGAACCTGACTGATCAGTGTGAGCTGCATGTCGGCGATCAGGCTCGCGACCGCCGTGGCCGGCCGCACGCCCGCACGCCCGAGCAGACGAAACGAAACGAGTTCTCCGCCCACCCGCGCAACGGGCAGCAAGCCGTTGATCGACTCGCGAATCCATACGAGCTTGAGCATCGCCGCGAACGACGGGCGCTGCGCCGCGCGAATCAGGCTGCGCCAGTCCCATGCATTCGCGCACATCGGCAGGATATGCACGGCGGCGGCCAGCACGAGGCCCATGCCCGCGCCGCGCAACAGTTGCAGCACCGCTGCGGGATGTTCGCGCCATACGAGCCATACGGCGATCGCGAGACCAACCAGGGCGGCGATACGTCCTATGTGCTTCATCTGCGGGTGCTCTCTAGTGCCTGCTCCCGTCTCATTGTGCCCCCATCAACTGTGACGCTCAGGTCTCGTGGACTGGCGAAAGCATGCCATTCCTGTCGACGCGAAAGCGCGTGCCGCGCCAAACGACGCCAGACGAACAAAAGCTCGCGACATAGATCGCGAACTGGACCATTTCCCAAAGGGGTAAGCATAACAGTCCGCCGGACTTGTCGCCGGTGGCGCGATCGGTTCTCAAGATCAGCCACGCGCGCGCGCAGAGCGCCACGGCGGCCAGTATCCACGCCGGCGCGGCGCCGCCAGACAACGCCACGGCCAGCATGGCAAGCGCGAACGGATGCATCAGCACGGCGCCCAGATGCCCCGAGCGGTCCGCCGCACGCACGGTGCGGCTCCAGCGCAATTCGTGCACAAAGAGCTGGCCAAACGTATTCTCCACGCACGCGTGCCGCACGAGAATGGGCGGCACGGAAACTTCCGCACCGGCGCGTCGCACAGCTTCGCCAATCGCGTGATCTTCGGCCAGATGATGCGCGAATTGGGCAAGACCGCCAATGCGGTCGAGCATGTCGCGCGTCATGACAATGGACTGACCGAAACACGGCCGCGCGCGCCCGATTGCGAGCCCCGTGACAACGCCGGGCAGGAAATGATAGTTCGTCAACGCCGACGCCACGCGAGGCCAGAACCCGGGCGCGCACAGGCCGCGATAAACGGCGGTCACGAGACCGACGCCGGGTTGCTGCAGCGCGCCGACCACCTGGCGCAGATAGTTTTTATCGACGAGCACGTCGCTATCGGCAAAACACAGCACGTCGTGCTCGGCCTGTTCCAGCATGTTCACGAGATTCGCGATCTTGCGGTTGGGACCGTACAGGCGCGAGTCGGCGACGACCGTGATGTGCGCATCGGGATAGCGCACGCGTAGCCGCTCGATGGCGTTGAGCGCTGCGTCACGCGCATCGTGAACACCGAAGAGATACTGGACTTGTCCAGGATAGTCCTGCTCGAAGAAGCTGGCGAGGTGCTCCTCGAGATGCCATTCGTCGCCGTGCAGCGGCTTGGCGAGTGTGATTGCCGGAAAATGCCGCGGCGCCGCCACCTCGCGCGCGAAGAAACGGCCGACCAGCGCGCTGGCCGTGAAGGTATAGATAATGCCGAGCGTCGCGCACAAACCGATTGCCACTGCTAACGAATCGAAGAGCAGATGCGAGAACGCGGGTAGTTCGACGCGCATCGCTTCAATCGCCGCCGCGGCAACGGCAAGCGCCGTCACGGCCATCGCAACGATGGCGCCCGTTCGCCCCGTCGCGTGCGCGCGGTCCATCATGCCTCGTGCGCGCGCAGGAAGCGGAAGAACTCCACGCCTTCGCGCAGACGCCGCTTCATCATGTCCCAGCTCGTGAGCATCTCGCGCACGATCTCCCAGATCTTCGAAGGCCGGAAATAGAACTGGCGATAGAACTGCTCCAGGTGGTGATAGATCTCCTCGCGCGGCAGGTTCGGATAGCCGATCGCCGCGAGCTGCACGCCCTCCTTGCTCACCAGGTTGATCGTCTTGTTCTCTTCCATCCAGCCGTTTTCCACCGCCTGCTTGTACAGCGTCGTGCCCGGATACGGCGCGGCCAGCGACACCTGAATCGTGTGCGGATTGATTTCCTTCGCGTACTCGATCGTCTTCCTGATCGTGTCCTGCGTTTCGCCCGGCAGCCCCAGAATGAAGGTGCCGTGAATCTTGATGCCAAGATTCTTGCAGTCGGCGCTAAAGCGGCGCGCGAAGTCCGTGCGCACGCCCTTCTTGATGTTCACGAGAATCTGGTCATCGCCCGACTCGAAACCCACGAGCAGCAGACGCAGACCGTTTTCCTTCATGACCTTCAGCGTCTTGTACGGCACGTTCGCCTTGGCGTTGCACGACCACGTCATGCCGAGCTTGCCAAGGCCGATCGCAATCGCTTCGGCGCGCGGCAGGTCGTCGGTGAAGGTGTCGTCGTCGAACATCAGCTCCTTGACTTCGGGCATGTTGTCGCGGATCCACTTCGCTTCCGCCAGCACGTTCTCGACCGAGCGCGTGCGGTAACGGTGACCGCTCACCGTCTGCGGCCACAGGCAGAACGTGCAGCGCGACTTGCAGCCGCGACCCGTGTAGATCGACACATACGGGTAGTTCAGATAGCCGATGAAATAGTTGTCGATCTTCAGGTCGCGCTTGTAGATGGGCGCGACGAACGGCAGCTCGTCCATGTTCTCGAGAATCGGCCGCGCTTCGTTGTGCTCGATCGAGCCGTCCTTCGCGCGCCAGCTCAAGCCCTTGATCTCGGGGAACGGACGGCCTTCGGCGATTTCCTTGCAGGTGTAATCGAATTCCTCGCGGCAGACGAAATCGATCGCCTCAGTGGCCGTGAGCGAATTGTGCGGATCGACCATCACCTTCGCGCCGACCATGCCGACGATGAGCGACGGCTTGCGCTTTTTCAGGTCCTCGGCGAAGAGCGCGTCAGTCGGGAACGACGGCGTGCTCGTATGGATGATCACGAGGTCGTAGTCCATCGCGATCTTCAGCGTGGCTTCCACGCCGATGCCGTCGGCCGGCGCGTCGAGCACGCGGCTGTCGGGCACGAGGGCCGCGGGCTGCGCAAGCCACGTGGGATACCAGAACGAGCGGATCTCGCGCTTTGCCTGGTAGCGCGAGCCCGCGCCACCGTCGAAGCCGTCATACGACGGGGCCTGCAGAAACAGCGTTTTCATATTCCTCGATTGTCCGCGCAGTGGGGTGAAACCCGGTTTGCAATCTCGTACGCTTCGTGAATTCCCTCGAAACGCATTACGCAAAACATTCGATTGGCATTCCGGCTCACATGTTTGTTATCGAATTGAAGGCATGAGCGCCACAGCTCAACTTCACGATACTAAGCTGAAAATCTGATGGTGACCTTAAGCGCTTTCCCTTCTTCCGATGTATTGAAACACGCGAAAGCGCCATTGTGACAAATCGATGTGACAGTTTTCATCCCATTGCCGCAATTGACGGAAATGGTGATGACAGTTGGTTACAAGCCGGGGTTACCAACCGGGGCCACGCACCAGGCACAACCCGTGCTTTGCCATGCGGGAGGCGTGAAATGATCTGATCGATGCAAGCCGCGTGCCATTCCCGATGCGCACCGTTCGATCCGCTGGAAATAATGTCCGGTGGGTTTTCATTCGGTTTGCATCGACTCCGCCATATCGGACAAGTTTTCGCTGATCGCCGACATTGCGTAAAAACGCCACAC harbors:
- the hpnJ gene encoding hopanoid biosynthesis associated radical SAM protein HpnJ; translated protein: MKTLFLQAPSYDGFDGGAGSRYQAKREIRSFWYPTWLAQPAALVPDSRVLDAPADGIGVEATLKIAMDYDLVIIHTSTPSFPTDALFAEDLKKRKPSLIVGMVGAKVMVDPHNSLTATEAIDFVCREEFDYTCKEIAEGRPFPEIKGLSWRAKDGSIEHNEARPILENMDELPFVAPIYKRDLKIDNYFIGYLNYPYVSIYTGRGCKSRCTFCLWPQTVSGHRYRTRSVENVLAEAKWIRDNMPEVKELMFDDDTFTDDLPRAEAIAIGLGKLGMTWSCNAKANVPYKTLKVMKENGLRLLLVGFESGDDQILVNIKKGVRTDFARRFSADCKNLGIKIHGTFILGLPGETQDTIRKTIEYAKEINPHTIQVSLAAPYPGTTLYKQAVENGWMEENKTINLVSKEGVQLAAIGYPNLPREEIYHHLEQFYRQFYFRPSKIWEIVREMLTSWDMMKRRLREGVEFFRFLRAHEA
- the hpnI gene encoding bacteriohopanetetrol glucosamine biosynthesis glycosyltransferase HpnI, whose amino-acid sequence is MDRAHATGRTGAIVAMAVTALAVAAAAIEAMRVELPAFSHLLFDSLAVAIGLCATLGIIYTFTASALVGRFFAREVAAPRHFPAITLAKPLHGDEWHLEEHLASFFEQDYPGQVQYLFGVHDARDAALNAIERLRVRYPDAHITVVADSRLYGPNRKIANLVNMLEQAEHDVLCFADSDVLVDKNYLRQVVGALQQPGVGLVTAVYRGLCAPGFWPRVASALTNYHFLPGVVTGLAIGRARPCFGQSIVMTRDMLDRIGGLAQFAHHLAEDHAIGEAVRRAGAEVSVPPILVRHACVENTFGQLFVHELRWSRTVRAADRSGHLGAVLMHPFALAMLAVALSGGAAPAWILAAVALCARAWLILRTDRATGDKSGGLLCLPLWEMVQFAIYVASFCSSGVVWRGTRFRVDRNGMLSPVHET
- a CDS encoding PAS domain-containing protein is translated as MMGSALDSGLVLDALSVMAWTALPDGQVDFVNRKWSEYTGLGLGASSGSQWQDAVSADDLPALLERHGAILASGEPGGFAARLRRFDGQHRWFDIQVSPLRDAEGRMIRWCATCSDIDDLRRAQQALDRQALDLQLVVECIPVPVTVTSPTGEVEGQNQLTLDYFGKSFEELKDWRNHEIVHPDDLDEAIAAQEASLASGKTYNVESRHRRADGVYRWVNVRGFPLRDRTGSILRWFLLCIDIEDRKRAEITLAESERHLNETINALPALVWSARPDGTGEFYNQYYLDYLGRTLSQVKDHEWTKAVHPDDLPGLMAAWTDIMASRLPGAAEARMQRYDGQYRWFLFRTSPLRDQDGTVVKWYGINIDIDDRKRAEEELRRSEAFLAEGQALARMGNFTWDADTDEIAWSEQIYHIFEFEPGTPVTLERIAERSHPEDAGFVAQFIEEGRRGESDIECQHRLLMPDQRIKHLHLIAHRAADRPGRKEYSGTTLDISQRRSSEEALDRARAELSHVARVMSLGALTASIAHEVNQPLAGIVTNASTCLRMLAAVPPNIEGAQETARRTIRDGNRAADVITRLRALFTRRSATIEPVDLAHTARDIIALMQSDLDRARVVMRMAFADGLPFAGCDRVQVQQVIMNLLRNAADAMRTVDDRPRRVTVTTEAGPDETVRLSVRDSGIGFDPQDAQRLFDAFYTTRQDGMGMGLAISRSIIESQNGRLWAEIPADGPGAIFSFSLPVYGA
- a CDS encoding DUF3331 domain-containing protein, whose protein sequence is MHLARPRGVNDASDATHAPRDGVDAATPDCPHNPWAHVVSGLLASPASRTSVSRRAPATRTRSDLRPADDNTYASCTVTIEERLANASFTLSWSDPTRCSYREQVWKRAIARKSGICVLSGERIKRGDAVFRPLARRYKIPLNSGAMILAVSLEAWGARLADPE
- a CDS encoding lysylphosphatidylglycerol synthase domain-containing protein, which produces MKHIGRIAALVGLAIAVWLVWREHPAAVLQLLRGAGMGLVLAAAVHILPMCANAWDWRSLIRAAQRPSFAAMLKLVWIRESINGLLPVARVGGELVSFRLLGRAGVRPATAVASLIADMQLTLISQVLFALVAAGYLLEHSSSDTARFVGRLAWGLAGFIPLLVLFALVQHARPFERAARTLNRVTSGKVVDLVGKSVRVDLSLKLIWRQTGVVVRYVLIWQTLQCLGYALEIWIALRVLGTDATFMQAFVIEALIQMLSSIAFLVPAGLGVQEGGFVVIGGLLGFDAPTCLALAGVRRVRDLMFYLPGLLAWQAAEYGWPSRRRAEGTATRARRIQ
- a CDS encoding response regulator transcription factor, which translates into the protein MLNTVTDRSATPCAHPAAGVVYIVDDDDSVRDALTSLLRSIDLEVHAFHSAEAFLAAPKRPGPSCLVLDVRLRGQSGLALQKSLLMQERSPMPVVFMTGYGDIAMTVEAMKAGAIDFLTKPFRDQDMIDAVVAALQRDAQRLEADSSLMEAREHWNALTPREREVLVNVAAGLMNKQIASKMCIAEVTVKIHRGQAMRKMNVRSVAELVRKIVALGVEPCGE
- a CDS encoding BON domain-containing protein, with amino-acid sequence MNLRNKALTGVFAVLLSSSVLAQTAAPAAPTKEQVHAQMKADKAANKAFSKTVWQAVYKTKGLEDTDIAVFSEARTGKVILAGMIMDASQEQIAQDAAAKVPGVQSVTSKLTVYEAH
- a CDS encoding DUF3455 domain-containing protein, translating into MNHLLRGMRIAIGAGLVSLMGAAQAQSLAQSLDIPGAQLLLTTTAAGVQIYACEYGADHTLGWVFQQPRATLYDAHGAAVIEHSAGPSWQARDGSRIEGKVVAQMPSDTPDSVPQLLLATHSTGAQGVLDSVRYVQRVRTVGGVKPAAPCTAEHESGSSPYIATYRFYR